The Chthonomonadales bacterium genome window below encodes:
- a CDS encoding phytanoyl-CoA dioxygenase family protein, with the protein MMLTREQAAFYEETGYLRVPGVFSPAEVRALSAELDAVIAVWATTNEGWTGPWRRAYMDGDLERRSKLTHINDFHLHSGAWLRAAAHADLVDLVGGLLGSHEVELHHSTLHAKPPETGMPFPMHQDSPFYRHEGAAYVDAVVHVDDATRENGCLRFLTGSHRRGHLEHITREPDGTPCSPHLPTDRYRLIDTLECPAQAGDVVLFSIYTVHGSDINRTGAVRRLVRLGYRDPRCIQTGGFGLDRPGWMVRGVRPPAGGGAAAA; encoded by the coding sequence ATGATGCTGACGAGAGAGCAGGCCGCCTTCTACGAGGAGACCGGGTACCTGCGTGTGCCGGGCGTCTTCTCGCCTGCCGAGGTGCGCGCTCTTTCGGCGGAGCTCGACGCGGTGATCGCCGTGTGGGCCACCACGAACGAGGGATGGACGGGGCCCTGGCGGCGGGCCTACATGGACGGTGACCTCGAACGACGCTCGAAGCTCACGCACATCAACGACTTCCATCTGCACTCGGGCGCGTGGCTGCGCGCCGCAGCCCACGCGGACCTCGTTGACCTCGTGGGTGGCCTGCTCGGTTCGCACGAGGTTGAACTGCACCACTCCACGCTTCATGCGAAGCCGCCGGAGACGGGCATGCCGTTCCCGATGCACCAGGACTCGCCGTTCTACCGGCACGAGGGCGCGGCCTACGTCGACGCGGTTGTGCATGTGGATGACGCCACGCGCGAGAACGGCTGCCTGCGCTTCCTGACCGGCAGCCATCGCCGCGGCCATCTCGAGCACATCACGCGCGAGCCGGACGGCACGCCGTGCTCGCCCCACCTACCCACGGATCGCTACCGGCTGATCGACACTCTCGAGTGTCCCGCGCAGGCCGGCGACGTGGTTCTGTTCAGCATCTACACGGTGCACGGTTCCGACATCAACCGCACCGGTGCCGTGCGCCGCCTGGTGCGCCTCGGATACCGCGACCCGCGGTGCATCCAGACCGGCGGGTTCGGCCTGGACCGGCCGGGCTGGATGGTCCGGGGCGTCCGCCCTCCGGCGGGGGGAGGCGCGGCGGCGGCCTGA
- a CDS encoding GyrI-like domain-containing protein, giving the protein MQPEIAHREALDVIGMELPLATERPYLIMYAWIALAPRLGEVRGQVRPATLYGVWNHHDDSPPSSYVVGVEVRPGTPAPPGLLSVHVPAGRYAVLRHRGNIGRIGETFRALEEWFEQTGTPHVAAPVLEEYDTRQPLSDGYAFPIWMPTG; this is encoded by the coding sequence ATGCAGCCTGAGATCGCCCATCGCGAAGCGCTCGACGTCATCGGGATGGAGTTGCCGCTCGCCACCGAGCGCCCATACCTGATCATGTACGCCTGGATCGCGCTGGCGCCGCGCCTCGGTGAGGTGCGCGGCCAGGTGCGGCCGGCTACGCTCTACGGGGTCTGGAACCACCACGATGACAGCCCACCCTCGTCCTACGTCGTTGGCGTCGAGGTGCGGCCCGGCACCCCGGCGCCGCCCGGCCTGCTCTCCGTCCACGTGCCGGCCGGGCGCTACGCGGTGCTCCGGCACCGCGGCAACATCGGCCGCATCGGTGAGACCTTCCGCGCGCTGGAGGAGTGGTTCGAGCAGACCGGGACGCCGCACGTGGCCGCGCCGGTGCTCGAGGAGTACGACACCCGGCAGCCGCTGAGCGATGGGTATGCCTTCCCGATCTGGATGCCGACCGGGTGA
- a CDS encoding GyrI-like domain-containing protein, whose product MLAPTLCEQRAFQVLGIQERIDPTRADYRALWGRFERRAKEVRALATEEAGYGVYFDCDESSRSDFVAGMAAARRETVPAGLVLREVPAGTWAVFECTMATIGATWEAILGQWLPASGMDAAEGKPAYERFPPGCHEGAAPVTIHLAVVRRPVG is encoded by the coding sequence ATGCTGGCACCGACGCTGTGCGAACAGAGAGCGTTCCAGGTCCTGGGAATCCAGGAGCGAATCGACCCGACGCGGGCCGACTACCGCGCGCTATGGGGCCGATTCGAGCGGCGCGCCAAAGAGGTGCGCGCGCTCGCCACGGAGGAGGCCGGCTACGGGGTCTACTTCGACTGCGATGAGAGCAGTCGCAGCGACTTCGTCGCCGGGATGGCGGCGGCCCGGCGGGAGACGGTTCCGGCCGGGCTGGTGCTCCGCGAGGTGCCCGCGGGCACCTGGGCCGTGTTCGAGTGCACGATGGCCACGATCGGGGCGACGTGGGAGGCCATACTCGGTCAGTGGTTGCCGGCCTCAGGCATGGACGCGGCCGAGGGCAAGCCGGCCTACGAGCGGTTCCCGCCGGGCTGCCACGAGGGCGCGGCGCCGGTCACCATCCACCTGGCTGTCGTGCGGAGGCCCGTGGGCTAG
- a CDS encoding M3 family oligoendopeptidase: protein MTEGTMTLPRWDLESVFTSIESEEFGTEFEAICAGIDELVALFDARGVRRRDQEDVDAAFACAFDEVTGAFNALQERLCTLDTYLGCLVTTNAADDAAQARSSELEARCVALDQLGTRYVAWVGTSDVDALLGISEVARAHSYPLHRAREVARYQMSEPEENLVAELRPSSMSGWARLHSDLTALLSVSVPSPDGSVRELPMSAARSLGSDRERAARRLAYEAEIEAWRRNALPLAAAINGIKGMQRTLRARRGYADDVEPTLLRNGTDAETLKAMQRACAESFADFRRYMAAKARMLGVERLAWYDLGAPVGAEGKRWTWPEAEEFVRRNFRAYSTRMADFADRAFGERWIDAEPRIGKVGGAYCAGIRPGESRILMNFDGSFTSVSTLAHELGHAYHNLNLAGRAPMQRSTPSTLAETASIFCETLAFEAAAREADRRERAALLDTVLARDLQVVVDIHSRFLFEKGVFERRAARDLAVSELTELMLTSQRATYGDSIEPLHPFMWAVKGHYYGPTFYNYPYTFGLLFGIGLYARYRDDPIAFRARYDALLSSTGLADAHTLAAGMGIELRDIAFWRASLDVIRGEIRQFEELARGATP from the coding sequence ATGACCGAAGGCACGATGACGCTGCCGCGATGGGACCTGGAGAGCGTCTTCACGTCCATCGAGTCGGAGGAGTTTGGGACCGAGTTCGAGGCGATCTGCGCCGGGATCGACGAGTTGGTGGCCCTCTTCGATGCCCGGGGAGTGCGACGCCGGGACCAGGAGGATGTGGATGCCGCGTTCGCCTGCGCGTTCGACGAGGTGACCGGCGCGTTCAACGCGCTGCAGGAGCGCCTGTGCACGCTGGACACCTACCTCGGCTGCCTGGTCACCACAAACGCGGCGGACGACGCCGCCCAAGCGCGCAGCTCGGAGCTCGAAGCCCGCTGCGTGGCCCTCGATCAGCTCGGCACGCGCTACGTGGCATGGGTCGGCACCAGCGATGTGGACGCCCTGCTGGGGATCTCGGAGGTGGCTCGCGCTCACTCCTACCCGCTGCATCGCGCCCGCGAGGTCGCGCGGTACCAGATGTCGGAGCCCGAGGAGAACCTCGTGGCCGAGTTGCGTCCGAGCTCCATGTCCGGCTGGGCGCGTCTGCACAGCGACCTGACGGCGCTGCTCTCGGTGAGCGTGCCCTCTCCCGACGGCAGCGTGCGCGAGCTGCCGATGAGCGCCGCGCGGTCCCTGGGCTCCGATCGCGAGCGCGCCGCGCGGAGGCTGGCCTATGAGGCCGAGATCGAGGCGTGGCGGCGCAATGCCCTGCCGCTGGCGGCCGCGATCAACGGCATCAAGGGGATGCAGCGCACGCTGCGCGCCCGGCGCGGCTACGCGGACGACGTGGAGCCAACGCTGCTGCGGAACGGAACCGACGCGGAGACCCTTAAGGCCATGCAGCGGGCGTGCGCCGAGTCGTTTGCCGACTTCCGGCGCTACATGGCCGCCAAGGCGCGGATGCTCGGCGTCGAGCGGCTTGCGTGGTACGACCTCGGAGCACCCGTCGGCGCCGAGGGCAAGAGATGGACCTGGCCGGAGGCCGAGGAGTTCGTACGCCGCAACTTCCGCGCTTACTCGACACGCATGGCCGACTTCGCGGATCGCGCGTTCGGCGAGCGCTGGATCGACGCGGAGCCGCGCATCGGCAAGGTTGGCGGCGCCTACTGCGCCGGCATCCGGCCCGGCGAGTCGCGAATCCTGATGAACTTCGATGGCTCGTTCACGAGCGTAAGCACGTTGGCGCACGAGCTCGGCCACGCCTACCACAACCTGAACCTGGCCGGCCGCGCGCCGATGCAGCGCAGCACACCCAGCACTCTCGCCGAGACGGCCAGCATCTTCTGCGAGACGCTCGCGTTCGAGGCCGCGGCGCGCGAGGCCGATCGGCGGGAGCGCGCCGCGCTGCTGGACACGGTGCTCGCACGCGACCTGCAGGTCGTCGTCGACATCCACTCGCGCTTCCTGTTCGAGAAGGGGGTGTTCGAGCGCCGGGCCGCGCGCGACCTGGCGGTGAGCGAGCTCACCGAGCTGATGCTGACCTCGCAGCGCGCCACCTACGGAGACAGTATCGAGCCGCTGCACCCCTTCATGTGGGCGGTCAAGGGGCACTACTATGGGCCGACGTTCTACAACTACCCCTACACCTTCGGCCTGCTGTTCGGTATAGGGCTCTATGCACGCTACCGCGACGATCCAATCGCCTTCCGCGCACGCTACGATGCGCTGCTCTCCTCCACCGGCCTGGCCGACGCGCACACCCTCGCTGCCGGCATGGGGATCGAGTTGCGCGACATCGCGTTCTGGCGCGCAAGCCTGGACGTGATCCGGGGCGAGATTCGGCAGTTCGAAGAGCTTGCGCGCGGCGCCACGCCCTGA
- a CDS encoding lactonase family protein: MTESERVPSRRAVLGLVAAALVGGVAGRARGAMAAEGKAMVYVGTYTDGASKGIYRMTLDAATGALSEPELAAGAASPSFLAPHPGGRFLYAVNELGQFGGAASGAVSAFEIGRSDGKLTLLNQQSSGGAYPCHLAVDRQGRHVLAANYGGGSVVILPIGPDGRLGAATALVQHHGSSVNAQRQEAPHAHSINLDAAGRFAFVADLGLDRVMVYRFDPARGTLVANDPPFAATEPGAGPRHLAWHPTGRWAYVIGELDSTVTVFGYDDARGVLTREQVVPTLPPGARPVSTTAEIVAHPSGRFVYGSNRGHDSIAVFRVDARTGRLTPAAHVPTGGRTPRNFVLDPTGAWLLAANQESDSVVSFRVDRQTGALQSTGRSARVGAPVCLRFAPVGAPR, encoded by the coding sequence ATGACGGAAAGCGAACGTGTGCCGTCGCGCCGAGCCGTGCTCGGCCTGGTCGCCGCCGCGCTCGTGGGCGGGGTCGCCGGCAGGGCGCGCGGCGCGATGGCCGCGGAGGGCAAGGCGATGGTCTACGTTGGCACCTACACCGATGGCGCAAGCAAGGGCATCTATCGAATGACCCTCGACGCCGCGACGGGTGCGCTCTCTGAGCCGGAGCTCGCCGCTGGAGCGGCGAGCCCCTCGTTCCTCGCGCCGCATCCTGGCGGCCGCTTCCTGTACGCGGTGAACGAGCTCGGCCAGTTCGGCGGGGCGGCCTCGGGAGCGGTCAGTGCGTTCGAGATCGGGCGCTCGGACGGCAAGCTCACGCTGCTGAACCAGCAGTCCTCGGGCGGCGCCTATCCGTGCCACCTGGCCGTCGACCGCCAGGGGCGGCATGTGCTGGCCGCCAACTACGGGGGTGGCAGCGTCGTCATCCTGCCGATTGGACCCGACGGGCGGCTCGGAGCGGCCACGGCCCTCGTCCAGCACCACGGCTCCAGCGTCAACGCGCAGCGGCAGGAGGCTCCGCACGCGCACTCCATCAACCTGGACGCCGCCGGGCGGTTCGCCTTCGTGGCCGACCTCGGCCTCGACCGAGTGATGGTCTACCGCTTCGATCCCGCGCGCGGAACGCTCGTAGCGAACGACCCACCCTTCGCGGCCACCGAGCCTGGCGCCGGGCCGCGGCATCTGGCCTGGCATCCGACGGGGCGATGGGCTTACGTGATTGGCGAGCTGGACAGCACGGTGACGGTGTTCGGGTACGACGACGCGCGCGGCGTGCTGACGCGCGAACAGGTGGTGCCGACCCTGCCGCCGGGGGCCCGCCCGGTCAGCACCACGGCCGAGATCGTGGCGCACCCGTCCGGGCGCTTCGTGTACGGCTCCAACCGGGGGCACGACTCGATCGCCGTCTTTCGCGTGGATGCGCGCACGGGCAGGCTAACGCCGGCCGCCCATGTGCCCACGGGTGGCAGGACGCCGCGCAACTTCGTGCTCGACCCGACCGGCGCCTGGCTGCTGGCGGCTAACCAGGAGAGCGACTCCGTCGTGAGCTTCCGCGTCGACCGCCAGACCGGCGCCCTCCAATCCACCGGGCGCTCGGCGCGCGTCGGCGCGCCGGTCTGCCTGAGGTTCGCGCCGGTCGGCGCTCCGCGCTGA